The Heliomicrobium gestii genome segment GTCCCTACCCCCACCAGGATCGCCACCAGCAGGGCGATGCCGATAAGTAGGTAGGTGGTCCGCGTGTTTGCCTGGATATAGCCCATAAAGTCTTTTTCCGGCACAACGACAACGATCCGCCAGTCCAGGCCGTATTCACGGAAGGGGAGCACCTGGGCGAAGAGGCGCTCCCCTTCCTGCTCGAAAGCGACCTGTTGGCGCCCTTGAATCTCATGGAGACTTCCAAAACGGTTCTCCAAGTAACGGGCTGCCCCCCGGATCATCGGGGAATCGGCGTCGACAGCAGGGATGCGCTCCATCTGGCCGTCCTTGAGCGAGTAGATCTTCTCCATGCCCGAGGAAGCGACCAGTTTGCCCGATGGGCAGACGATGAAGGTCTGACCTGTTTGTCCCACTTGAAGGCCGTGTAGAAATTGATTCAATCCGGTCAGTATATAGTCGACGCCGAGGACGCCGATAAGCTCGCCAGAGGGCTTGTACAGGGGATGGACAGCGGTGATCGCCAGGTCCTGAAAGACAAAATGGCGATAGATCTCGCTCCAGCCGGGCTGACCGGTTTTTTCACCCGTTATATACCAGGGTCGTTTGCGGGGGTCAAAGTTGCGGAAGACCTCCTGCAACTCCCCGGCTTCCCCATTCGGTTTGACGGAAAAATAGTGGGAGTTATGATCCGTGGCGTCACTGGCCAAGACCAGTTGGATGTCCCCGGCGAGATTGCGCCGGGCGCCCATGAATTCCCCCTGCGGGGTGCCGATGAAGTTCATGGCAATCTGGGGAAAGGCCTGCTGCTGCCGGGAAAAGTAACGCTCCCGCGAGGTCTTGTCCTGAATGTCCAGCAACCCCGTATCGATGGCGTTGGCATTGATGCGGTTGACGAGCAGGGGGATCTCCATGTGCCGCTTCAGGTGCTCGTCGATTCGATCAGCGATCTCAGTTCGCAATTGGTCGGTCATATCTTCGACAGCCCGCTCGCTGCTGTTGACCGATAGCCAGGCCACCAAACCCACAGCCAGGAGCAGTTGGAGCACAAAGGGGACGATGAATACGGCACGCAGCGGGACTTTTCGCAGCATGGGCAAATCCTCCTCATCGAATCCATGTCCTTGTGTCATTCGGCTGTCGAAAACGTCGCACTGCTTCAACTCACTCATCCTGAGGCCGGCCGGAGCCCGTCACGATGATCACACCGGCAAGAAAGACGAAAACTGCATACAATCCTATAGGGGCTCATCGGAATGCTGTGAAAAAACCCCCTCCGACGAGGGGGTTTTTTATTGTCTATATTGATTATAAATGAATGCATTCATATCCACAATCGCAACCGCACAATCTCTACTCACGCTTTGCCTCTACCCGTTGCCCAGGGATAAGACCAAGGAAAATTTGACAAAATGAAAAAACGGAAAGAACAAAATCCTTCTTGAAATTGAAAATCATTTTCAGTTACAATGGCGGTAACAACCACTTGTCGGATCACGATCATCATCGCTTTATAGGAGGGATTGGACATGGGACCATCTTATGGCCTCTGGAAAGACAGCCTGGCGGAAAAAGACGAACGCCAGGCTCGGTTTGAAAAATGGCTCTTTGTCAACCTCTCCAGGGTGCTCTTCGCTGGTAAGACCGGCGAGTTCATCCGCTTTCAGGAACCCTTCTTCGGCAAAGACATCGCCTCAACGCTGAAGGATGCGCGGCGCCTCGCCCACGACTGGGGTGTGGAGATGTTTTTGCTCAAACGCTGCGAAAAATGCGCCTGGGTGCTCTTTTACCGGGAGGCGCAAGTGAGGGCCTCGCTAAAACGCTTTGGCCGCCTGCGCCAATACCGCGACCGGCGTCTCCCCTGGCCCGTCGATGCGCGTCAGTTCCTCTTTCATTTGAAGGAGCGGTGGTGCAAAGGCGGCAAACTTCCCCACGAGATCGGTCTCGCCCTCGGTTACCCCCTCAAGGATGTGCTCGGCTACCTCGGCCTGTCTCCCCTGCCGAAAAATCATGTCTGTGAGTGGTGCATCTACGGAAATGTGGCGCCTTCGCTGCGGCTGAAAGAGCGTTTCGACTGGGCGAATCATCTCGCCCTGACCTTCCTGGAGGCCGACCGGATGGAACTAATCCGCGATGAGGCGCGACGGGTTCCGGCGTAAGTGAGAAAAGACCCCGGCGGTGTCCATACCGCACGGGGTCTTTCTTCTTTAGCACTGCTATTCGATAGCGTTAAAATTCGATTCTCTGGGGCGCTTAGGCGCCTTCTACCGCCTTTTCCCTGCCCTTCTTGGTAAACAACCCTTTCCATCCGCCATTCGACAACTTATCCTTCCAGCGATGCATGGCGATAAAGATGATCGGGATGATGACCAAGGTGAAAAAGGTGGACGTGAGGAGGCCGCCGATGAGCACCCAGGCCATGCCGATCCGGTTTTCAGCGCCTTCCTCAAGAGCCAGCGCCGTCGGCAGCATGCCAAAGACCATGGTCATGGTCGTCATGACGATGGGACGCAAGCGCGTCTTGGCTGCCTCGATGACCGCGTCGCGGGCATTGTAGCCTCGCCCCATGAGGGTCAGGGAATAGTCAAGCAGCAAGGTGCCGTTTTTGGCGACCAGGCCGTCCATCATGATGACGCCCATCATGGAGAAGAGGTTCAGGCTGTTGTGGGTCAGGGCCAGGGCCGCCACAGCGCCGATAAAGCCGAGGGGCAGCGAGAACATGCGGATAAAGGGCGTCAAGAAGGATTCATAGAGCACGACGAGCACCATGTAAACCAGAACCAGCGATAAGCCCAAGGCGCTGATCATCTGGCTGAAGGTGTCGTTCATGTTCTGGGTCTGACCGGCCAGGTTGATCGAGTAGAGGGGATCGAAGTTTTTCGCCTTGATTTTCTGTTGAACTTCCGAAGTAAACTCGGCCAAGGACCGGTCGTTCAGGTTGCAGGAGATGGTGATCGCCCGCTGTTTGTCGACCCGCCGGATCGAGCGCGGTCCAGTCCCTTCTTTGAAATCGACCAGGTTGCCCAAGGGGATGTTCTGACCGCTGACAGAGACGGGAATCGTCTTCAGGTCTTGGGGACTCATCTTGTCTCCGTCTTTGAAACGGACATTGATGTCGATATCATCGCCGTTTTGGCGGAATACGCCCGCCTTTGAGCTGTTGACACCGGTCTGCACGACGGTGGCGATATCGTTCAGGGATGCGCCATAGTGTTTGACCTGTTCGCGGTTGATGACCGTTTGAATCTCCGGTTGCCCCAGTCGCCAGCTGCTGTTCACGTCTTTGGCGCCGGGCGTGTTGCGGAGGATGTCCATCACATCTTCAGAGATAGCCAGCAGTTTCTCCTGGTCTGATCCCAGGATCTCGATCTGCACATTCCCGCTCGGGCCGCCGCGACCGCCGCCGCCAGGCAAACCGGCGATAGAGGCCGTCGATTCGCTCACTCGAACGATGCCAGGGGCGAAATTCTTTTTACTCCAGTCGCGCACCGTGTCGGCAATTTCCCAGACGGTGCGTTTGCGCAGCTTCTTGTTGGTCAGCGCCACTGACACAGAGCCCTGGTTGGAACTGACGCGGGCCTGGACGTTGCTCATCTCGGGTATGTTCAGGCAGAACTGCTCCACTTTTTTCGTCTCTTTGTCGACCTGTTCGTAAGGGGTGCCGACAGGCAACTCAACGGTGACGCTGAAGCTGCCTTCATCTGTCTTGGGCAGGAACTCAGCGCCGACGATCTGCAAGGGGATCAGGCTCATGACAGCGAGAAAGAGCGCCAGCGCGCCGGCCAAAACCTTTTTGGGATGATTGAGGCACCAGTGGAGAATGACCTCGTAGAAACTTTTGAATCGCCCGCCAAAGCGGTCGAACCGGTCGAAGAAGCGATGGGGCTTCTCCTCAAATCCCTTTTTATAGAGCCGGGAAGAGAGCATCGGCGTCACCGTAAAGGAGACAAAGAGGGAAAAGAGGGTCGCAAAGACGATGGTCATGCCGAACTGCCGGAAGAACTGGCCCACCATGCCCTGCATGAAGGCGATGGGGAGAAAGACGACGACGTCGCAGAGGGTGATGGCGATGGCCGCCATGCCGATCTCTTTTCGCCCTTCGGCGGCAGCCGTTTTGGCCTCTTTCCCCATGGACAAATGCCGATGGATGTTCTCCAAGACGACGATCGAGTCATCGACGAGGATACCGATACAGAGCGCCATCCCCATGAGGGACATCATGTTGAAGGAGAAGCCGGCCACATACATGACGAAGATGACGGCG includes the following:
- a CDS encoding efflux RND transporter permease subunit, with amino-acid sequence MNITDFSIKRPAGISMIVLFFVVLGLYSFNRIGVDLLPAMNTPYVTVQVSYPGAAAEDVEKQVVEPLEEAVSSVSKLKKLSAMANEGSGFVILEFDLSADPDQAVMDVTKKVDAVKGRLPDEADTPVVIKRDINAQSIMTLRLSSEGLSKVDAYKLADDMIRQRLERVQGVSEINIYGGRQKEVAVEVDPKKLSAYNVSLNSIVNKIKAENANKPAGKLFRQKDYDLRLMGEYQSIKEIENLPISTGDGGIIPLKTLATVKEQIQTVRNTERLNGEESVGIEIFKQSDASVVDVGKALNAEITKLRKDLPGVNLYIANDASDYVQKALNNTQLSIFEGILTTSFALLFFLKEWRSMMTVLIAIPTSLIAVIFVMYVAGFSFNMMSLMGMALCIGILVDDSIVVLENIHRHLSMGKEAKTAAAEGRKEIGMAAIAITLCDVVVFLPIAFMQGMVGQFFRQFGMTIVFATLFSLFVSFTVTPMLSSRLYKKGFEEKPHRFFDRFDRFGGRFKSFYEVILHWCLNHPKKVLAGALALFLAVMSLIPLQIVGAEFLPKTDEGSFSVTVELPVGTPYEQVDKETKKVEQFCLNIPEMSNVQARVSSNQGSVSVALTNKKLRKRTVWEIADTVRDWSKKNFAPGIVRVSESTASIAGLPGGGGRGGPSGNVQIEILGSDQEKLLAISEDVMDILRNTPGAKDVNSSWRLGQPEIQTVINREQVKHYGASLNDIATVVQTGVNSSKAGVFRQNGDDIDINVRFKDGDKMSPQDLKTIPVSVSGQNIPLGNLVDFKEGTGPRSIRRVDKQRAITISCNLNDRSLAEFTSEVQQKIKAKNFDPLYSINLAGQTQNMNDTFSQMISALGLSLVLVYMVLVVLYESFLTPFIRMFSLPLGFIGAVAALALTHNSLNLFSMMGVIMMDGLVAKNGTLLLDYSLTLMGRGYNARDAVIEAAKTRLRPIVMTTMTMVFGMLPTALALEEGAENRIGMAWVLIGGLLTSTFFTLVIIPIIFIAMHRWKDKLSNGGWKGLFTKKGREKAVEGA
- a CDS encoding DUF3793 family protein — translated: MGPSYGLWKDSLAEKDERQARFEKWLFVNLSRVLFAGKTGEFIRFQEPFFGKDIASTLKDARRLAHDWGVEMFLLKRCEKCAWVLFYREAQVRASLKRFGRLRQYRDRRLPWPVDARQFLFHLKERWCKGGKLPHEIGLALGYPLKDVLGYLGLSPLPKNHVCEWCIYGNVAPSLRLKERFDWANHLALTFLEADRMELIRDEARRVPA